In Streptomyces capitiformicae, one genomic interval encodes:
- a CDS encoding SCO6880 family protein, with product MSSDAMTRPTYGNWRRPRRPGFGPLGLLGTVVAFGGLLVALLASLVSLMAAIAVLVPVGLFLAPLALRMVDGRNVYQLLAVRIGWMKRKANGSTTYVSGPLSRRPGGRFQPPGLLARTKMYEGRDAYDRAFGVIHHPGRNLYTVVLACEPDGGSLVDPEQVDVWVASWGDWLSRLSHEPGLRGAQVVVETAPDTGTRLAAEVLPRISPDAPAAARAVMEEVVQRYPSASSEMHTYIALTYGPTGGPRRDTDDVITDLSMRLPGLLSGLVAAGGGSAYPLSAERLAEVVRVAYDPAIAPDVLSARAEHSTTGLEWDDAGPAAAVETVNAYKHDSGVSRTWMLTLAPRGTVRSSVLRGLLEPAPGTRRKRVSLIYRPIDPATSARIVESDRRSAHFMASSRGGLVQARATSEVRAAEQTAAEEASGAGLVEFSMMVTVTVDSEQELPDASITVRNLQASSRILMRPADRMQASAFTCTLPVGLLPWEHTLVPYQLREAL from the coding sequence ATGTCCTCCGACGCCATGACGCGTCCCACGTACGGGAATTGGCGGCGCCCTCGCCGCCCCGGATTCGGCCCACTGGGTCTCCTCGGTACCGTCGTCGCCTTCGGCGGACTCCTGGTGGCACTGCTGGCCTCTCTGGTGTCCCTGATGGCTGCCATCGCCGTCCTCGTCCCTGTCGGGCTCTTCCTCGCCCCGCTCGCCCTGCGTATGGTCGACGGCCGAAACGTCTACCAGCTCCTCGCCGTCCGCATCGGCTGGATGAAACGCAAGGCGAACGGGTCCACCACCTACGTCTCCGGGCCACTCTCCCGCCGCCCCGGAGGCCGCTTCCAGCCGCCCGGTCTGCTCGCCCGTACGAAGATGTACGAGGGCCGGGACGCCTACGACCGTGCGTTCGGCGTGATCCACCACCCGGGCCGCAACCTCTACACCGTGGTCCTCGCCTGTGAGCCCGACGGCGGCTCGCTGGTGGACCCCGAGCAGGTCGACGTCTGGGTGGCGTCCTGGGGTGACTGGCTGTCCCGGCTCTCCCATGAGCCCGGTCTGCGCGGCGCCCAGGTCGTCGTCGAGACCGCTCCGGACACCGGTACCCGGCTCGCCGCCGAGGTCCTCCCTCGCATCTCGCCCGACGCGCCCGCCGCGGCCCGCGCCGTGATGGAGGAGGTCGTCCAACGCTACCCGTCCGCCTCCTCCGAAATGCACACCTACATCGCGCTGACCTACGGTCCGACCGGCGGCCCCAGGCGGGACACCGATGACGTGATCACCGACCTGTCCATGCGGCTTCCCGGCCTGCTGTCCGGTCTTGTCGCCGCCGGTGGCGGGTCCGCGTACCCGCTGTCGGCCGAACGGCTCGCCGAGGTCGTCCGTGTGGCCTACGACCCGGCCATCGCCCCGGACGTGCTCAGTGCTCGCGCCGAGCACTCCACCACCGGCCTGGAGTGGGACGACGCCGGCCCCGCGGCCGCCGTCGAGACCGTCAACGCGTACAAGCACGACTCCGGTGTCTCACGCACCTGGATGCTGACCCTGGCACCACGGGGCACCGTCCGTTCCAGCGTCCTGCGCGGCCTGCTGGAGCCCGCCCCGGGCACCCGCCGCAAGCGGGTCTCGCTGATCTACCGGCCGATCGACCCGGCGACCTCCGCCCGGATCGTGGAGTCCGACCGCCGCTCCGCCCACTTCATGGCGAGCTCGCGGGGCGGCCTGGTGCAGGCACGCGCCACCTCCGAGGTGCGCGCGGCGGAACAGACCGCGGCCGAGGAGGCTTCCGGCGCCGGCCTCGTGGAGTTCTCCATGATGGTGACGGTCACCGTCGACAGCGAGCAGGAGCTGCCCGACGCGTCGATCACCGTACGCAACCTCCAGGCGTCCTCGCGCATCCTGATGCGCCCGGCCGACCGCATGCAGGCGTCCGCGTTCACCTGCACACTGCCGGTCGGCCTGCTCCCGTGGGAACACACCCTCGTTCCGTACCAGCTCAGGGAGGCGCTGTGA